Below is a window of Penaeus monodon isolate SGIC_2016 chromosome 26, NSTDA_Pmon_1, whole genome shotgun sequence DNA.
ATTACTTTGATTTTGGACGATGGACGATAATTGATGAATTTCACAACTTcctcaaattctttttatttcagtaagtgaagaatatttaatatttatactcATTATAGCCCCTCTCCTTGGTGTTTTTGCGATACCTAACATTGCACCCGGgccgtaaaacaaacaaacaaacaaaatcaatagcACACAGCAAGGGCACAAAACAAGATATATCTCACATGCCACGAAAAAAATAGGTGCACATAACAATAAACCTCTAATGCACCGTATACCTCCATTGCCTCAAACATCAACAAACAGCTGCCACAATCTTCACCAAATACCTGACTCGGGTAAATATTGATAAGGTTAATCAATAGGAGGGTCACATGTAGTCATGTCAGTGGGAGAGGGGGTTACTGGTAAGTGTactcggggggtgggggggggtaaagggatccAGTTTCTGGCGGCTAAGGTCCGGGTAATGACCATTCGCATGATGTTTATTGCCAATCAGGAATCGATAGTGGATTCTGGGTGACTTGGCCATGCTCGGGCAATACGGCATACAGTCAATCGTCAATGATTAGTTCTCGATAGGGTACTGAGGTAGGAATGTATGTAAACTGAACAAGAGaggctgaatgtgtgtgtgtgttatggagaGAAAGTGTCTTTCTACATTAACCAGAattccatttcgtttttttttctatctttccttttgtaGCCTTTTTGATAAATTATTTGGCCTCCCTTCCCTCTTGTCAGGTTAGGAGTCTATTTTCTTCGCTTTTATATGTTGGGAATATAAGTTATATAGCCGCGTTTTGTACCTTTTAGAAATATCTTTCACCTTCCACCCATTTGTTTTCTCCTGTTCCCCAGCCACTCTTCCACTTCGAAACTGTCCCAAGATTAAATAATATCTAACTCCGACTCCTCACATTTCTTCTCCCACCAGTCTTCGAGCCCGGCTGCGAAGATGACTCCGAACACACCAAGATCCACGAGGAATACAAGAACCTGGTGGACTTCATGCTGGGGTCGTACATGGAGGACATTGGCATCACCCCCGACCAGTTCGAGTCGGCTTGCGGGAAAGCCTCGATCAAGACCACGTTCCATCAGGTTAGTTTCGTTTCTGTGTCAGTCGAAGGAGGGTATTTGCAAATGCCATgctgtttatttcccttttttcatttaaggACTGAGCATATACTAGAGATGTTAGAGAAAGTTTTGACTGCGCGCATCACAGTGTGCGATATTAATTATGTTTCTCTGATCTTACATTTCAAATGGCCACATGTTTATTGAGCACTACTCCACAGACGCTGTTCGAGCAAGTGTGGGCGGCTGACGACTACGAGATTTTCAAGAGAATGATGATCCAGAAGAACCTCGAGCTGCAACTGCAAGCACTGGAGCTGCTGCAACAACGTTATGGCATCATCCCCGAATCTTGTATGCCTGGCGATGCCATGAGTCCCGAGGAGCAAGCAGTCATGGAGGAAGTTATCAAGTAAGTACAGTTCACTCGACCAGTCACAGAAGTAAAAGGCAAAGTCTGACTACACTAGGCCTTAAATAGATGAAAAACCAGACACCAACCATATTTAGGTCGCTAGGCCTACACGGGTGTGAGAGGTCGGGGTCCAACACTCAGATCACAGGTTAAAGGTCACTTCAAGAAGCTGGGAGGTCACAGGCCACACCAACCTTACCCCAACACAGTACAGAGATCACAGTTACAAAGCCGGAATAAGCAGGTTGGTTGTTATGTGGCAACTCTGCGGGACAACTAGGTCAACTACGAGAGCCCAGGCGGTCAAACCTTGCATGTAAGAAGGTGGCGCTTAATTCTGATTGCATTATGATAAATTAACCACAAGCTCACAAGCGTacgttatcattaaaaaaaaagtttgtatacTTCTGGTTACTCTTTCTCTGACCTAGTTGAACTTGAAGCAGAGTTGAGTTGTGCAGCATGACTAGGTGGTCTTCGTTCCCACCGTGACACTGGACACTGTCATTCTGGGCCCGAGCCACATTCACTCGGCCAGCACTTTGTTCGGACCAGCTGCACCCGTTGACGCCACACTGTAAGGCCAAGAGGCAACTGTTTTCAGCATTCACAAAAACTTTCCAGTCACAATCTTTGCGACTTGATGCATCTCGTTCATTTTTGATTTGGAATTGTTTCATAAGCTGGTGTCAAATTCTGAAAACAAAATTATGTCACAAATGCTTAGCTTAAGTCGTCTGCTGTTGATGTGCGGTTCATTCCCCACAGCTCAGATAGTTAACACAAACATCAGTTTTACAGGATTTGGCTATGAGTGATCAGCACTATAGCTGGTCCAGCTAGTGAGGCACTTGTAGATGGTGGCACCCATAGTGAAGAGTGCCAAGGCTATATCCTCTAACTGTAAGATGCAGATCGGCCACacactatcattgttaatatacatactatcataTGATGTACTAGAGTGTTTACTGCAACATAGACTATTGCAGATAGTCCTGAAATGCATATTCGTGTGGATTTTTTTTGGCATATGTGTTTAGAAacaagattttctttcttttcctatattTAACATCATGCTATGTCTGACCAGTAGGAAATATGTGTGATAAGTAAAGCACAAGCTTCATGTAGTCCCCACAGATGGTGCTTAGTGGCCAAGCAGTAACCCCCCCAATAAAAGTATGGCATATTTTGTGGTTGTGATAAAAGCCATAAGTGGGTTGGGAGTTGTATGCGGTAAGCCGTATGAGGTAAGCCGCAGATAtccttactatctctctctttccatgacCCCTGGGGACAAGCCTCGCTCTGACACGAGCGCTATGACCGACGAAGAACGAGCTTTGTTGGAAGAAGTAAAGAAGTAAGTCCAGCCCTCGCATTCACTCACTTCTGGAGCGATTCTTGTAGGTCCTTTAGTGTGCCAAGTCCGAGTTTGTGGACCAGCGTCTCGCGTGGCTGCCTTTGCCTTTACCTTTGCCCTTGCCCTGCCTGCTCGGAGTTCCAAGCAGGAGGTCCTTCGGTGGTTTTGCTCTCTGCGCTCCCATGTGTATGTGGGTTTCCTTTGCTAATGTTTGTGCTCTGTTTTGAATGTAGGGGAAGCCgtttttttgtgttcattattcattatgtttgttgttagtatcatcagtggtattgttattcttgttgttgttattgttagtgatagcgttgttgtcgttattgttattatcattgttattattttttatgatcactattattcaCTGATTattcatattcctcctcctcctcctcctcctcctcctcctcctcatcatcatcatcatcatcatcatcatcatcatcatcatcatcatcatcatcatcatcatcatcatcagtttagTGTGCAAGTTATAAATTGATGTCACATAAAATCATTATTTCACTCGGCGTTTGATTTTGCACAAATTATTCTTTGAGGACAGACTCGGTTGCCTTCTGATCAAAGGTAAACGTGCTTTTCAGTGTCGAGGACATTACATGGAGGAGGAAACTGTGTGTCAGCGTAATGTtgcatagatgtaaaaaaaaaaaaaaaaaaaaaaaaaaaaaaaaaaatgcatggtgGATAAGATTAAAAAAGGAACGCAGAACACTTTTTCATGAACATCTGGGGTCAGTTCGATGACGCCAAATCTTCTCGGTTCTGATTTGTAAAAGCgttttcttgggattttttaaaacgtAGATGGGTGTTAAAAACGAGAAGTTTGTAATCCGCTTTATAATTTCTTGGTTTGTACCATTTGTCAGGAGATTCAGTTCCTTGATGAGGAAAAAACAGAAGGACCGatcatgaatttaatgttttatattgtcggtattttttttcttttttgcagtttttattcTATTAATGGTAAAATCTACAATAAACATGCCAGACGCTGGTCCCTGTAAAACGCATTTGGTACTTCAATTCTTCCTAAGCGTTTATATATGATAGAGTTCAAGGTGGTTGTTATCTTAAACTATTTACAGATTTTGAAATGTGATTCGGTGTAAGTTAGtttctccattaaaaaaaaatatttgtcataTTTTGTTAGTTAAAATAGAAATGGTAAAATTCTGTGACAACAATGTCTGTTCTCGGTATTTACACCGTGTCATATTCTGTTATTTTGTAGCTTAAGATTTTAGATGTTCTGTGCACGTTCATTGTCTTAAGTAATAAGTTGTAGACCTGTAATAGCAGAAAAAATTGACTAGACCGTGGTATTGCAAAACAAATACCATAAGCTGGGAAATTGATCGGTATTAttcgtagaaaaaaaagaaaatggcggcACCTCTTCAGCCAAGTCGTCGccattttgtttatttagttcccaaagtgatttttttttctttacatttatccTGCTTACATGTTTATTTGTGGTGGGAGGAGCAATACTTCAAATATATCATGCCTTTACAAAGAAGGCTTATGTTTCTTTTAATTCCATCCTTTGTCCTCCTGACTTATGTCCATGGTATTATTATGGACCATAAACCGTAAATAATCCCACGCATGTGCACGTAAGTAGATCTACCTTCTGTGTACACATGGCCTGAAGGTAAGTCAAAGTAAGTACGTAATTCAGTCAGTAAATACCTATCAATGTAAGTTTCTCTCCTGTATAGTTGGTGTTTGAACGCAAGCTGCCAAAGGTTAGTTTGATTTAACTGTCCCGTAGACATAGAAGATACGCAGAATATATTTCCTCCAAGTTTTCACAGAGAATATGTAtgatttagtttattattattattatcgttgttgttgttgttgtcatatatctatatctatatctatatctatatatatatatatatatatatatatatatatatatatatatatatatatatgttcttttttcttttttcttttttctttcttttttttcacggaTGTCACAAAAACCTCGAATTTCCGCACTCCTCGGTTTCTGCAACGAGCGAgtgaagggttaaaaaaaaagacaagatggTTTAAAATATAGTTAGAAAGGTAACATAAACACTTTATCTCGAGTAccctaaaaataattaaaattgaagagaagaacagaaacgGGCGCTGGGCAGCCACACGTAAGGTAACTTATTATTCCGTTGTTGATTTTAGGCTTTCGCGACTGCAGTTTATACTTATattgtctctcctctttttttggtTTCGTTTGCCAGGTATTTagttttatgtaataattataatgttaatgataatatctgATGTTTgtctttataaaagaaaataaaatttttaccttttttccaagTCGTAGCAACCAAATAAGTTTCATTCACAAATTGGAGAATCCAAAATCCTATCACAACATCGGGGTTAAAATCTCCTAAGATGatttacttaaaaaaacacaatagacccttgaaaaataataatgataatgataatgataataatgatgataataatgataataataattatagatataatgataaacctaatgatgataattatgatagtaacattaatgatgaagatgaccgataatgatgatgatgattatgataataaatgataataataatagtaataataataacaataataataataataataataataacaataatgataataatgataatattaattttttaaaataattaaataaaccttCATACAAGGTCTTCTTAGAGCAATTTCGGTGACCAAACATTTTGTTAATTTAAGATATCCTCTATAACATCAGTATCGATATCCTGACGTTGGTGCACTATAAGCATGATAAAGAATGCATTAACGTAAGTATACCGATGCCCatgtaatagataaaaaaaggtttgaataGACAAAACATTTCATAAGCATATTATCGGAGAATCGGACGCGACAAGCCCTCACATTGCCCTGACATGAAGTGACACCCTTAGTTTGACACCTTGACACCCGGCAGGAAGTCCCTTGAGGAACACGAGGCGGTGCAGGCGAGTCTGGACGAGGAAACACGAGATCTGGAGAAGGCGATTGTGGAGTCGAAGTTCGAGAAGGCGAGGCTGGAGCAGGAgcgaaatagggagagggagatgctgGAGAAGGCGCTGAAGATGTCTTTGAATGACacgccggaggaggaggaggaggaggaggaggcaccgGCGCAGGAGGAGACGCAGCAGGTTGGttgtgatttcgtttttttttttttttttttttcgtttttatgaaggatatttttttcgttatttttcgttcgtttttcccatcttttccttcttttttcttgatttcttccttattccttttcttcatctttgtttatctttttctttcttttttctttctctctgtttttcatttttctttcctgccatctcttttctttcttcgcctTATTTCTTTCAAacattagtattaacaataattagaTATGGTATGCCTATTAATAGCGCCTCTCCCCCAAAACCTAAACAGATCGTGAGAGCATctgaatggtaatggtaatgataataatgttaatgatgatgatgatgataatagtaataatagtaatagtaataataataataataataataataataataataataataataataataatgataataatgataataataatgataataatgatgataaggataatgaagatgatgattgatattaataataataataatgataacaataacaataacaacactaacctcccccccactcccagaGCGACCAGATTGACCCCGAGAGCATCCGTCGCCGAGCGGAGTACCTGAAGGAGCAGAGGGACAAGCTCCTGGCACTCAAgcagcaggagagggagaaacagctcGCCGCCTTCGAGGAGTCGGCGCCGCAGAAGAGACCCAAGTCCTCCAGGGCGGCTAGGAAGgtgggttaggggggagggaggtgggttaggggttgagggagggggggaggaggtgggttgggttagggttgggaggagggagggaggaggtgggttggggttgggagggggagggaggagggaaggaaggaggtgggtttggtaggaataggggagggggtgaagggggatggtacggggggaggaaggaaggaaggaggaaaggaagatggggaagaaaatgaaggagggaaaggtggcggaaagggggaaaatgaaggagcagaaggagggggtgatgggggattaGAATCAAGAAGAGAAGatttggagggagaggaagagaaagaaagtgtgtggaggaggcgggggagggggagggggaggtgagggagaagaaggagaaggagcaagaacagaggggtaggaagaggaaggataggagacggatcagcaggaggaggaggaggaggaagaagaggaagaggaggaaaaggaggaggaggaggaggaggagtatgaagaggaggaggaggcgtagaaagagtaggaaggggaagaggaagaggggaagggatgggtaggtcaaggatgatgatgataaatgcacatatgtatatattcgacTTAATATCCGGTAGAAAGAGATGAAGATTAAGATTAATAATTTTCTCTCCGGTTTTCCTTTGCacgcaataaccccccccccctctctccccatctccctcctgcaGGTGCTGGCTGGCTCAGACATCGACGCCCACACGCTGCAGGTGCGGAAGGCCCTGGCGGAGCGACTGAAGGCAGAGGTCATCGGGAACCAATAAGCCACATACTCCACGAGGAGGAATTATGTAGATCTCCTAAGTCGCTTCCTTAAACTTCATTgtgttttttggttatatatatttttttagctgtGTCtccttgtctgtcagtctgtttgtcttgtGAGTTCCTATCTCCTGTCTTTGACTCGACTGTTtgtccgtttctttttcttttttcatctctctctctctctctctctctctccctttctctctctctctccgtctgcctgtctacctatctctcctccatttccctgtAATGGAATTTGCATTGATTCatcatattaatatcaaaatttctCAGCATTTCCATGGGACTAATGAAGCGTTTGCGATAACATTTCCCAGTTGTCATTTCCTTGCAATGTTCTTTGTTCTTGTTCGCAAACGCAAAGAATGGAGGAGTCAGTATTGAAACAACAGTCTTGTAATGCAATGTTAATGTAAGACTGAAACAGCGTGAACTACATCGGGTCAGTGAGTGAGAAGAGTGTGAAATAGGCacatacaaaaagaagaagaaaaaatgtagttttttgtttgttcataagATGTATACATAAGCCTTAGGGTCAAATCGaagcaagaaacaaaaataataacaacgcgCAAGATCAAATGCTGTTTCTCATATCAGTTTAACGCTTCCAAATACTTGATCTCTTATACTCCAATAGAGTCATAGCACGTGCACACAATCTGTCTCATGCTTATTAAGGAATTCAGTCCTCCCGTCTTCTCAGTGTTTATAATCCGTTTTCTTTGGAGAGAAATCAGTAAAATGTGTTTAGGGATCGGTAATTAGAAATTTCCGCGTAAATAAATTTGGCGCTGGTTAAGATTCAGCTCCGGTTGACGAAGAAAAAATCATGACTTGAGTAGTAATCATCAGTATTCATTACTGGTAATTGTTATATGATAATGGCATGATAATAACTTGTTTGTCATTTTAAGTGAACACGAAAAGGGCATTTTTACTGCAGAGGTAGAGATGGAGGAATTTCGTTTATCCGAacttcaagaaaaaaatgaaataaaacctaCTCTGCATAGCACGAGACATTTTGTTGACTGAATAATTGAGGTTATTATAGCTATGAGATATGTGATACGATTTCTACTCTCCCATGCTCATGTGCACTGCTCAATGTGATAAAATATGCTAACGAGAATACAAAATGGTGTATTGCTTAGTCCTAGTCATAATATTTTGTTTGCTTAGTGACCAGTATTTTGGAAACTTTATGCAGTCGATTTACCAAGATTCAGTGCCTTTATCTTACTGCTGTTTTTTTCACCAATATTGGCACAGAGATGACTTCTGGATGGCAAAGGCCCTGCAGATCTTAATCCCTCAATTGAAAGCTTTATAAATCGAAACTTCAGGTTGGTAATTGTAATTAGGGCTTTATTTATACGTCCATGGCTTTGACTATGCGCTGTGACTCTCTGTCTATGCATCATTGTTGTGATACAATGTTAGGAAGACCAAATAAAACGAATGCCCATCCCCCCTAAAACTGTGTAACTGgtgattgatatttttttcttttattcaactcGTCAGCGACACTGTTGTTCACccataagaataaagaaaaaaaaaatgtttaaactaaaaaaaaggagTGATATTTCCATATCATATTACCTTCACTACTGTTTTAGTTCAATAAGGATTTTCCATGTGAATTTGTTATTGTTTGGTACAATGAGTTAGAATTTAGAACCACGTTTATATGATAGTGTATTGCACGTGGATGAGTATTTTTGCCTAAAGCACCGCGTCTGCACAATAAACTACACGAGAAAATGTTGTTTTAATATCCCCGAAAAGAGCCCATATTTCTCAGGTAAGGTGTTATGGATAtcaaacagacatatacatgtacatagaaagacacaacaacacatatgttcatacacacacatacgtaccaCCTTAAATTTCCATATCAGAGTCTGATGTTCGCGACAACGACTATGGTAGCTTTCCATATGAAGCCTTGAAGGGTCACGTGCTTGTTGGTCTTCATGACCTGGAGGAAATGGAACTGGACCTTGGCACTTTTACTGTCCTCTGACGGCATTGGCAGCCCTCTCAGCAACTTCCTTCTCCGCCTTGGTGACCTGATCGTCTTGGTGACCTGATCGCTTTGGAGACCTGGTTTGGTGCGATGATACTCCTTTCCAACTCAACGACAGTCTTCTTGGTCTTAACGAATTGATGTATGGATGGGAAATTCGATTCCTTGCTCGGGATTTGTAGCACTCCCGCCTCCTCGATTCGCATGCCCCTGACCGCGTGCATATATTGGCAGCTTCCAGTTCCTAGGAAGAGATCGCAGATGACCAGCAAGTCGAAGGGCGCACTTTGGGAAGAACGACAAACTGCGCTTGACACCTCTCGGCGATTTGGCCGCGTTGCCGACAAGGAGGCGGTGGTGCTCACTGGCGACCTCGAGCTCCTCTTAGAAATGGTGCTTTCCGGCAGCCTCGTCCTTGGCGACTTGCTCTCGATCCTGACTTCGCTCAAACGCCTCCTTAAAACTACTAAGTGCCAGTCACTGGCGCTCCTTTAACCGCTCTTGCAAAATGGGAAATAGCGCTGTACACGCCACCCAGATCTTGACCTTGTGCTCGCGCTccaactgtttatatatatatatatatatatatatatatatatatatatatatatatatatatatatatatatatatgtgtgtgtgtgtgtgtgtgtgtgtgtgtgtaaatgtgtgtaagtATTTACTTATGAATGTATATGGAGAATGAACACTCTAATGCAGCCTAGGTAAATACAGGATGGTACAGTTCAAGAAtacattgttttatataattgtttcttACATGAAATTCATGAATCGCAaggggtattttttgtttgtataactCAGGACATTAAATCCAAAATCCAAAATAGATTTCTTTATTAGCCTTATAAGACAACAATAACGATATACATataacttttctcttcttttttccagcTTTCACGTCAGGAAATACAGACTCGCCAAATTAAACTGCTCGTGGTGCAAATACAGATTTCAGGGCTACGCGAGCCTCGTGATCTCGACCGGCACGTCACTCTTCTTCAGGACGGTGTAGTTGGCGCTGACGAACCGGAAGAACATCAGGTCCTCCATCGCGGCGAAGAAGTTGGCGAGGAATCTGGCGTCCGCGGGCTGCAGGACGGCGCAGGACATCACCTCGTTGTCGCTGTAGTGGTAGCGGTCGTCGTAGCCGAGGAGGTGGCGGGCGGCAGCGTCGGTCACCTCCCCCTCGATGCTGCTGAGGGCGGGGAATCTCCAGCGGCGGTAGCGCTTGATGGCCTCGTTGCTGGCGGACATGAGCATGCCGCGCTTGTAGAAGTTCTTGATGACGTTGGCGACCCCCTGCGCCGTGAGGGAGCTTCTGGTCAGGTGCACGCCGGAGTACCTCGGGCGCATGACGGACAGAAGGTCGCACAAGTAATCCACGTCCTCGTCCGCCACCTCCTTGAAACAGACGTCCATGAGGAGCGTCGGAACCTGCGTCAGGTGATCCTTGGTGATGTCGTATAAACAGAGGTCGAAGTCCGCTTCCAGCCACATGAGGTTCGGCAGACACGAGGGCGTCTGCAGCAGGGCTGTTAGTGCGCTAATATCGCACACTCTCACCCTCAGGCAGACGAGGCGCCGCGTCACGTCGTTCAGGGCCAGGCTCTCGATGGTGGCCACATTCAAGCAGCCGAGAAAGTCCTCGAGAGGAGCAGTGCCAGCCTGCAGCACGTGCACCAGTTCATCCGTCGTGTCGGGGTATTCCCACTCCAGGTGGTTCATTTCGGCAAAGAATATCGGGTAGTTCGTTGTGGCTACTAATTCGACTACGCCCGTGATGTCTGGCGCCACCATGTTCTTCTCGACGGTCACCTGAATCTTGCTGGGCACGGTGTGCTGCAGCAGCGCGGCGACGGCGTCGGGCAGAACGGCGCTGTTCCGCACTTCCCAGTAGCGCGCGATCTCCACCTCCTTCGCTATGGTCTTGACCACTAGCGGGTGCGTGCGGCACTCGTGGATGACCCGCAGCGTGTACCCGAAGCGGTCCTTGGCTCGGTCCATGTG
It encodes the following:
- the LOC119590161 gene encoding cilia- and flagella-associated protein 36-like translates to MGDDNAWVFDSLVGFLRGPVWNVPILTFIEHKSLIFEPGCEDDSEHTKIHEEYKNLVDFMLGSYMEDIGITPDQFESACGKASIKTTFHQTLFEQVWAADDYEIFKRMMIQKNLELQLQALELLQQRYGIIPESCMPGDAMSPEEQAVMEEVIKKSLEEHEAVQASLDEETRDLEKAIVESKFEKARLEQERNREREMLEKALKMSLNDTPEEEEEEEEAPAQEETQQSDQIDPESIRRRAEYLKEQRDKLLALKQQEREKQLAAFEESAPQKRPKSSRAARKVLAGSDIDAHTLQVRKALAERLKAEVIGNQ